Genomic segment of Benincasa hispida cultivar B227 chromosome 1, ASM972705v1, whole genome shotgun sequence:
TTGGACCGAAAATCGGGGATCGAGTTTTGGATCGGGTTTAGTTCTGGACCGAAAATCGGGGATCAAGTTCgatcgaggatcaagttttgGACCGGGGATCAGGGGATCAAGTTCTGGACAGTGGGGATCAAGGATCAAGTTTCAGGGGATCTGGGTGGTTCTTCTTCACGCCGAATAGCGGTTTTGAGTGGTCGACCGATGACAGGACGACAGTGATGACAAAgaacaagaggaagaagaaaccaGCTAGCAAGGCTCTAATACCATGTAGAAGATCTATTTACAAGTGTATTTCTACAAGGAATTGTACAGGGGTATTGTATTAACACCCTAAGAATAGAGCCCAACCATATCCTAAAAACTCTCCAATGGAGATCTAGTAtacattcataaaaataatttaaatttttaagacATTTATGAAATCTAAGGTATAAAGAGGATTTTTCgtgtaaaaatattttattttgataataagtAGTGTTAAAACGAGGGTtaaaataacccttatttaaaAATTCGAATGACGAAGCAACCCCTTAAATTTCGTCTCAAACGAAGGACTTtgataatgaagaaaaataaagtcTTCTTTTCACGGAGTGAAAGACGAGAAGAGAACTGATTCTGCTATTTTTCAaagttgaaggagaagaaaaaatggCGGATTCTCGAGGATCAGACAGCGAAAGTGATAGGCGACGTTCACTTATTAGTAGTAACAGACGCAAGAACGAGGCGATGAACGTCATATTCACTGATCCTCAGATTCTCGATTGCTATATTTGTTGTGAACGTTTGTCAATTCCTGTTTTCCAGGTCCGATTAACCTTTTTTCTGCTTTAAATTCTGTTTATTGTTCATCTGGATGTCTCTGATGCTTTGTTCTTCTCGGCCGTTTTGGGTTTTGTAACTTTGAATACTGTAGTTTTGCTTGTGTGTGTTTGTTGCATTTGACGACTTTGAAATCCCCTTTTTTATTAggtttttattctctcttttcttaAGTTTATTGTGTAGACTGTGGATTGCCATTGGAAGTAATGGATTATTATGGAAAAATTGCAGATAATCCTGGAGTTATAGGACTGCATGATCGAATACTCTTGGAAATTGGGAGAAAATTCTAGATATTATGAGTTCTAATTGCTTATCTTTATCTTGAGTTAATGTCTGAATCAAGCCACAGTTTATTTGGTTTTATCTTCACCTTTTCAATTGTATGGATTATTggattttcttcactatttagAAACATGAACTAAAAAGGGTATGGATATAGAAGAAAATGAAGTTTACATTTGTGTTTATAAtctcttattttgttatttatgagtctatttatttcatataaacaTGTACTTTGGTGTTGGATGGATTAGTGTGAGAATGGGCATATTTCTTGCTCTAGCTGCTGCACCAAAATTCAGAACAAATGCCCTAGCTGCAACTTGGCGATTGGCAACATTCGTTGCAGGGCAATTGAGAAAGTTTTGGAATCAATCAAGATACCGTGCCGAAATGCGATATACGGATGCAAAATGACGATGAGTTTGAATGAGATAGACCACGAGACCTCGTGCACACACGAACCCTGCTTCTGCCCTTTGGACGATTGCACATTTGTTGGTTCAGCTGAGAAGTTGAGCTTACACTTCagcaaaaaacacaaaaacacaTCCAAAAGCTTCTCATACAATGCGAGGTTCACTATGTGCTTGAACAATGGCGATAGTCATCGTATCCTTCAAGCAGAGAACGATAGCATTTTGTTCGTCCTCTCTTACTCATTTGAAATTTTCGGAAATGCAGTAACTGTGAATCGGATTGGACCTTTGTCATCTGAGAGAAAGTTCTGTTACGAAATTAAAGCGAAAACACAGGGGAGTGTTCTTTGTTTCCAATCAATAGCAAAGGAGATCCAAGGTTGGAGTAAAGTTCCTCCTTCCAAAGGATGGCTTTTGATTCCGAACGAGTACTTTGGATCTTCAACCCAGACGATCTTGGAGATTCGCATTTGGCCTGCATGCTAAAGACAAACACTGGGGATCAACACAGGTGAACCTACGTTTGCAAGAAAAGCTGATTATTTATAAACTGAGTTAAGCATTGTTGGCTGGTTGTGATCTTGGTTGCTTGAACTTTGCATCTTTTATGCTTTTTTTGGAAATGACTTGGGTGTCTACTTTTGTACATATTATCATCTTTTGTCTTAGATatctagaaaaggaaaatattgcatttttttaatttagggaAGATATATGAGTAATTTGATTGATTGGCCTAGAAAATTGGGTCAAAATGTTATTTGACCTCGTTTTATAatccttttcaaactttgttttaaatatttcattttcttaccCTCTTCGTtctatttctctctctaaaacTCCCTCCATCATCTCCTTCCTCTAAGATCACTTGATTCCACATCCAATGTAGCAACGATGACAATGAACAaagttgtttcttctttcttctactGTGTGCAGAGTTTTCTCCGACACCAAACAAACTAAGTGTAGAGGCAAGAGTGAAAAAGTGACCAAGAATGAGAGGAAGCGACGAAGTGAGCAAGAGtaagaaaagtaaaaaatagTATGATAAAAGACTTGGTAGTGTCAGCAAAAGGTTGgacatttttgttttgaaaaagtcggtcaaatttaatttttcagaaaTTTTTAGGTCATTCCTACCAAAATGTATCTTTAAGAACGGGAGGGGGCTTTTGCAGGCATAGGTATGTGGGGTTGTGCTTCATATTCTCATCATCCTAGTATAACTTAATCTTATTCTCAGGTTTCACATTCTTTAGTTTTGTAAATTATATCACTTTCTTCTATTTCTGTATATGAAACCACATACTCTTCATTTTTTGGAATGGGAAATCCATTTCTTTACATGGattgatttttgtaaatagAGAATCTAGATTATGAATATTTTGAATGGAATTATCGTGGGTTGGTCTATTGGTCAATAACGGTCGTGGGTATAATAAAGGACTTAAAGAGAATTCACCTATCTAGGATTTAATATCTTACGAGTTTCTTTGGCATTCAAATGTTATATGACCAGACGAGTTATCCCGTGAGATTATTTGAGATGCATGCAAGCTTGCTTGAACGCTCATctataaaaaaaggaaaaaaaatcgaaTAAGTATGATCATGAAACATTCGAAGAGAATGTActcattaattatttgaaagCTAACAAAAGCTTATAATACACTCGTTGCACCTAAGTTTCTTTGCtttcttatttttaagaaatcaagcatggtttttaaaactaaaaatgtagtttttttcaatttagaattttattaagaattcaatttttttacttaagaaagatgaaaataattatagaaaattaaaaagatataagCTTAGTTTTCaataactaaaaatcaaatagttatcgaATGGAgctttaaaaattgaaattgaaatggaGACATATATTATCTTAACTTCTACTCTATCGATGATTGTTACAATTTTCATTAGCTATTTTAGAATTGGTTAAAACTATTACAATTTCATTAGTTATTGTATACGTGTGTTGCTAGTTTATCGCATCGTTTGTAGTTGCATGGCCATAGATTAAATGTTCGATATAGTATGGATCTCAGTTTTGCTCCGGTAAAAGAATACTCATTATTCTAACTCTTAAATCACAATGACTTATATTTCTATAAGTTCTCAATTATAAGTCTCAATTACATCcttaaattatcatttttctcataatctttgaaatttgttcaaaaaatatgtttgtagaatTTATGGTTGGAATAAGATGGAAATCGATGTCATAACTAATAAGCAAAAACTAAAAGACATAagtgactattggatgagtatttgaactttattgaatagactattggatgagtatttgaactttattgaATAGACGTTTTgcttaatagaaatccaataaacttaaaagtcccttgactattggatgagtatttgaactttatgtggagacataaaaatagatcaggttcgagtaaatagtcaaaatgatctataatatatgaataaagttaggtaccttattctagaaacactattggatgtggtctgctctgtagttgttacaaagagctgtaaagtgctacaaacgaagtgatcctaattcgttcatattAGGATATgacgagtgggggtgtccttatgtaaaagggtttgtacaagatcggaccacgaaatcagtcacccttactttataacgttgtttactgtttaagactgactatttcaaaacgatgacctatgtaacttaaccttaatcctgagctaactatgaactcctgtttatttggaattatccttagatttgcataggtgaggattggctcaacagtgtcgcTCAATAACCtgccatttcaagggtaagaccggatagatagttggggacatagggtgcaagacggaattcactcctacccgcttttagggatagtagagaggttgttcccttaagtactgattctgggtcttgaataaggggtcccgccctcttattggcccaagagggactcggttttgttgattggatcaaaaaacaattgttcattagggatcagtaggacttaaagaacaagaggtaatttcggggataAAACAGAGGTTTAACCCAGCCGtcattacgaacaacctgtgaagggttaacttactaatcatggttatatcgagtggacataatatatctaccgtgaggggagttcaactatgggctttagtggagtgacacattagttaacgaatgagggttagttcggtctaatgagtttatccgtttaatctcggatcgttggagcccatgatctgtaggtccacgaggtctctctactagttcggaaatggattagctctagaatagcatgataagttaatttgaaacgttcaaattagaatttaacggaattggagaatttatatttaaatatgatttaaatatatgaagatggaaatgtgtaaaattaatttaatattggatattaaattaattagaattatttaaatatttaaataattatttattaattttattaaaaaattaatttataaaattaataaattttgattttagaaatcaaatgtgattttaaaatcaaattttggtttttagaaatagaaaattacacaaataaGAAATTGGGATTTTCCAACTCCATTTTCAAGTAACTCATTAATAACCCACCATCTTCAaagcttcatttactccaagcatgagctacatctcatgcagctatcttcattgcatgatggtctgcaatatattgaagagattggagtgaatttgaggcaagacaaccgatagaattttagctgaaaattcGTGTGAAGGAGGTGTTCTTCCATTGGGTTGTTGCTGTGAgtattctccaagttcccttgattccagcttattttgagtcccacaactcaatctaaagcaccaagagaatagtaaggaagatttTGTGATGGTTTGTACAAAGATTTAGagagatttgcagctggaaattgagatttcaaaggtatgtcttgaaactcattaaattttgttatagcaTGCTTTCGTTTCAGccataattaatcaattagagtgttTATCGATCCCCGTAACTTCCGCTGCGTGATGATACAATCCAACATTTACCACATTATTTTATATAGTTGTAAATGATATCATATATACCCTTTAATTTTTATACATTATCATGTTTAGTTGTCGTGTAAATGTTCCTTATTTATTTGAATGTGAAAGTTGTTTCTTGAgacaaatacaaagtttaaggatttttttaaaaaaaatgaatttcaaacttcattgataaaaatagaactttttaaattttagagacATAGTTGAAATCTACTCAAAAGTTTAGAGGTATTTTGCATAATTTGACCATGGATGTACAATGCAAAGTTTGgtgctaaaattgattttttgtgaccaaattaaaacaaactaGGATTTCCATAtttgagtttttaatttttttttttttttaaaaaaaacttaagtaCATCCATATTTGTGCATCACACTCCAATTACACAAAATACGTCCATCTTTATGCATCACATCCATCTTTCACAATGTGGGCCATACTCGTTACTTGTCCGAAAAATCGATCGATTTCACGTATTTTGAAACCTTTTGACATCTTAAATTACTCCTGCTCGAAATAAACATCAATCTATCAGTTAACAGGTTTCCTCAACATCCCTAACCTTATTTGGCTCTAACCATAACTCGTCTTCATTCTCAATGCCG
This window contains:
- the LOC120082680 gene encoding E3 ubiquitin-protein ligase SINA-like 10 → MADSRGSDSESDRRRSLISSNRRKNEAMNVIFTDPQILDCYICCERLSIPVFQCENGHISCSSCCTKIQNKCPSCNLAIGNIRCRAIEKVLESIKIPCRNAIYGCKMTMSLNEIDHETSCTHEPCFCPLDDCTFVGSAEKLSLHFSKKHKNTSKSFSYNARFTMCLNNGDSHRILQAENDSILFVLSYSFEIFGNAVTVNRIGPLSSERKFCYEIKAKTQGSVLCFQSIAKEIQGWSKVPPSKGWLLIPNEYFGSSTQTILEIRIWPAC